In Thermodesulfobacteriota bacterium, the genomic window CCAAAGCCTGGTAAATATGCTAACAGCAGGTGGAGCTATACTGTTCCCGAGCCCCAGGACGATGTAGGTCTTAGGGTTCATACAAAGCCCTACCAAAAACCCCATCCCCCAATTGCTGTTGCGGGCTTAACAGAGAGCTCGGGCACGCTAAAAGTGGCCGGGGAGAACGGCTGGATTCCAATGAGTATTAATTTTGTGACCGATAATGTTCTTAAGACCCATTGGAACTCTGTTGAAGAAGGAGCGCAAAACTCCGGCAGAGAACCTGATAGGTCTAAGTGGCGCATAGCCAGGGATGTTTTTGTGGCGGATACTACCCAGGAAGCAAGAGAACTAGTAAAGCAAGGCACGTTGGCACGAGATTTTACAGATTACTTCTTTAAAATGGTTCCTAAGATAAGGGGAAATTTGAACATATTTAAGTCGGATAAATCTATGCCCGACTCTGAGGTTACAATCGACTACATGATAGATAACCTTTGGATTGTCGGAAGCCCTGATGATGTGGCGGCACAAATACAAGAGCTCTATGATTCAGTTGGGGGTTTCGGAGTCCTATTAGTTATGGGTCACGAGTGGGATCCTAAAGATAAGTGGACCAGGTCTATGAAACTACTGTCCGAAGAAGTAATGCCCAGGCTTAAATTTTAATACTCAGAGTTTGTTTTAATCTCTTTTACCCTTAAAGATCTAAAGTCTTTTCTCTCAAGAGCTTTTTTCCATAGCCTTTTTTCCTCAGGAGTCTCCGGGTCAAATTCAGGTACCGGCTGAGGTGAGCCGTTCTCATCAATATGAACGAAGCTTAAAAAAGCAGTACAGGTGTGTCTTTGCTCGCCCGTAAGAATATCTTCTGATAATACTTTTATACCTACCTCCATTGAGCTCTGTCCAACATAGGTAATTCCCGCTTTAAAGGTGATAATATCACCTATTCTTATAGGAGAATAAAAATATAGATCATCCAAAGAACCAGTAATCATAAGGCCTTTAACAAATCTCATGGCCAAAATGGATGCCGCTTGGTCTATGTCCATAATAAGTTTGCCTACTGCCATAAAATCTCCGTGGAAGGTGTCTTCCGGAAGCACAATCTTTGTGGTTTCTAAGCGCTCGCGTACGATTTCAGTCTCATCAATAATGTGTCTTGCCTGATCGTCTCTTTTCTGAACTTGTGCTAGGCGCTCATCCTTTCTTTTCTTAGCCTCCATATAGATAGCCATCTCTTCACTATCACAAGGAGTTAGCTCTTCTGTGATTTTTCTAGGTTTTCCCTGTTCATCAACTGCAACAAATGCAAGGTGTGATGATGTGGTGAGTTTTTTATTGCCTGTCTCCGGATTTTCTGAAAATACCTGCACTCCTATTTCCATAGAGCTTGAGCCTATATACTCGACCCAGCTCTCGAGTGTTACGATCTCACCGACCATTACCGGGTTTATAAAATCAATACTATCCGTTGATCCCAGCACTGTGATGCCTTTGGATATTAGCGCAGAATTTATTGTTGCAGCATTCATAACCCAGTCCATTAGTCTGCCGCCGCTAAGTCTGTCATGCACACTTGTATGCTCAGGGAATACGAACTGAATTGTCTGTCTTTTCGTCTCTGCTATAGATGGCATTTTTTTATCCTCTAATTTGCTGGCTCTTGCGAGCGGTCCTTTAGTTGATCAGGTGTGTGAAC contains:
- a CDS encoding LLM class flavin-dependent oxidoreductase, with the protein product PKPGKYANSRWSYTVPEPQDDVGLRVHTKPYQKPHPPIAVAGLTESSGTLKVAGENGWIPMSINFVTDNVLKTHWNSVEEGAQNSGREPDRSKWRIARDVFVADTTQEARELVKQGTLARDFTDYFFKMVPKIRGNLNIFKSDKSMPDSEVTIDYMIDNLWIVGSPDDVAAQIQELYDSVGGFGVLLVMGHEWDPKDKWTRSMKLLSEEVMPRLKF
- a CDS encoding acyl-CoA thioesterase, with product MPSIAETKRQTIQFVFPEHTSVHDRLSGGRLMDWVMNAATINSALISKGITVLGSTDSIDFINPVMVGEIVTLESWVEYIGSSSMEIGVQVFSENPETGNKKLTTSSHLAFVAVDEQGKPRKITEELTPCDSEEMAIYMEAKKRKDERLAQVQKRDDQARHIIDETEIVRERLETTKIVLPEDTFHGDFMAVGKLIMDIDQAASILAMRFVKGLMITGSLDDLYFYSPIRIGDIITFKAGITYVGQSSMEVGIKVLSEDILTGEQRHTCTAFLSFVHIDENGSPQPVPEFDPETPEEKRLWKKALERKDFRSLRVKEIKTNSEY